In one Carettochelys insculpta isolate YL-2023 chromosome 6, ASM3395843v1, whole genome shotgun sequence genomic region, the following are encoded:
- the FADD gene encoding FAS-associated death domain protein isoform X1, whose translation MFVGKLLLSAVQQGLTKMDPFLSLLNSFSMSLNDSELSVLKFLCRDKIGKRKLESVKTGNDLFTILLEQREIAREKTDFLQFMIKTIKREDLTVQLEEFVEGGQGDVACHLDERENRQQKVAFDVICENVGRNWKMLIRKLEISDAKIDRILTAHPYNLQEQLMQSLREWQKSKGKEAKVADLIQALRDCRMNLVADKIERKLLQLQN comes from the exons ATGTTTGTGGGGAAATTGCTGTTAAGTGCCGTCCAGCAAG GGCTTACCAAAATGGATCCGTTTTTGTCTCTGCTGAATTCATTTTCTATGAGCTTAAATGACAGCGAGCTCTCTGTCCTTAAATTTCTGTGCCGGGACAAAATTGGCAAAAGGAAGCTTGAGTCTGTCAAAACTGGCAATGATctcttcaccatcctcctggaaCAGCGGGAGATTGCAAGAGAGAAGACAGACTTTCTCCAGTTCATGATCAAAACCATTAAAAGAGAAGATCTGACAGTGCAACTAGAGGAGTTCGTAGAAGGTGGACAAGGTGATGTTGCCTGCCATCTGGATGAGAGAGAAAACC gtCAGCAGAAGGTAGCTTTTGACGTTATTTGTGAAAACGTTGGGAGGAACTGGAAAATGCTCATTCGAAAATTAGAAATTTCTGATGCTAAAATTGACAGAATCCTAACAGCCCATCCTTATAACTTGCAAGAACAATTGATGCAGTCGCTTCGAGAATGGCAAAAATCGAAGGGAAAGGAAGCTAAGGTTGCTGACTTAATACAAGCCCTTCGGGATTGCAGAATGAACTTGGTAGCAGACAAAATTGAACGTAAACTTTTACAACTGCAGAATTAA
- the FADD gene encoding FAS-associated death domain protein isoform X2, translated as MDPFLSLLNSFSMSLNDSELSVLKFLCRDKIGKRKLESVKTGNDLFTILLEQREIAREKTDFLQFMIKTIKREDLTVQLEEFVEGGQGDVACHLDERENRQQKVAFDVICENVGRNWKMLIRKLEISDAKIDRILTAHPYNLQEQLMQSLREWQKSKGKEAKVADLIQALRDCRMNLVADKIERKLLQLQN; from the exons ATGGATCCGTTTTTGTCTCTGCTGAATTCATTTTCTATGAGCTTAAATGACAGCGAGCTCTCTGTCCTTAAATTTCTGTGCCGGGACAAAATTGGCAAAAGGAAGCTTGAGTCTGTCAAAACTGGCAATGATctcttcaccatcctcctggaaCAGCGGGAGATTGCAAGAGAGAAGACAGACTTTCTCCAGTTCATGATCAAAACCATTAAAAGAGAAGATCTGACAGTGCAACTAGAGGAGTTCGTAGAAGGTGGACAAGGTGATGTTGCCTGCCATCTGGATGAGAGAGAAAACC gtCAGCAGAAGGTAGCTTTTGACGTTATTTGTGAAAACGTTGGGAGGAACTGGAAAATGCTCATTCGAAAATTAGAAATTTCTGATGCTAAAATTGACAGAATCCTAACAGCCCATCCTTATAACTTGCAAGAACAATTGATGCAGTCGCTTCGAGAATGGCAAAAATCGAAGGGAAAGGAAGCTAAGGTTGCTGACTTAATACAAGCCCTTCGGGATTGCAGAATGAACTTGGTAGCAGACAAAATTGAACGTAAACTTTTACAACTGCAGAATTAA